The Chlorobaculum sp. MV4-Y genome contains the following window.
GGAGCCGTCGATGAAGAGTATCGCCGACATCTTCCGGTTCACGAGCGAGCGGATGCCGAAGTTCAACTCCATCAGCATTTCGGGCTACCACATGCAGGAGGCGGGGGCGACTGCCGACCTGGAACTCGCCTTCACGCTGGCCGACGGCCTGGAGTACATCCGCACGGGCCTGGACGCCGGCCTCGACATCGACGCCTTCGCGCCGCGCTTGTCGTTCTTCTGGGGCATCGGCATGAACTACTTCATGGAGATCTCGAAGCTCCGAGCTGCGCGACTGCTTTGGTCAAAAATCGTCGCAAAGTTCGAGCCGAAAAACCCGAAATCGCTCATGCTGCGCTCACACTGCCAGACCTCCGGCTGGAGCCTCACCGAGCAGGATCCGTTCAACAACGTCGCCCGCACGACCGTCGAGGCGATGGCCGCCGCACTCGGCCACACGCAGTCTTTGCACACCAACGCACTCGACGAAGCCATCGCCTTGCCCTCGGTCTTTTCGGCGCGAATCGCCCGCAACACGCAGCTCTACTTGCAGGATGAGACCGACATCACCCGCGCCATCGACCCGTGGAACGGCTCATACTACGTCGAGGAGCTGACGCGCCAGCTCGCCGAAAAAGCGTGGGCGATCATCGAACAGATCGAAGCCGCTGGCGGCATGGTGAAGGCGATCGAACAGGGGCTGCCGAAAATGCAGATTGAGCAGGCCGCCACACGCAAGCAGGCGCGAATCGACAGCGGCAAGGAGACCATCGTCGGCGTCAACGCCTTCCGCACGGAGCACCGGACGGAGATCGAGTTGCTCGAAGTCGATAACACCGCCGTGCTTCGCCAGCAGCTTGCCCGCCTCGATGAGGTGAAGCAAACGCGCGATGGCGAGGCGGTTCACACGGCGCTCGAAGCGCTCGAACGGTGCGCCGAAACCGGTGAAGGCAACCTGCTCGCCCTCTCGGTCGAGGCCACCCGCAAGCGCGCCACGCTCGGCGAAATCTCTTCAGCGCTCGAAAAAATCTACGGACGCTACCGCGCGACCACGAACCTCAACACCACCATCTACCAGTCGCAGATGCAGGACAACAGCCTCTTTTTGCAGGCCCGCGAGCTTGCCGATTCGTTCGCCGAATACGAAGGCCGCCGCCCACGCATCCTCGTGGCCAAGGTCGGCCAGGACGGGCATGATCGCGGCGCAAAGGTGATTGCCGCCGCATTTGCGGACATCGGTTTCGACGTCGATATTTCGCCGCTCTTCCAGACGCCGGAGGAAGTCGTCCGGCAGGCGCTCGACAACGACGTGCACATCGTCGGCATTTCAAGCCTCGCGGGCGGTCACAAAACGCTGGTGCCGCAGGTGGTGGAAGGATTGAAAGAGGCAAAGCGCAGCGACATTCTCGTGATCGCGGGCGGCGTCATCCCGGAACGCGACTACGACTACCTCTACGAATGCGGCGTCGCGGGCGTCTTCGGCCCCGGCACGGTGACCGCCGAAGCAGCCATCAAGCTGCTCGCATTGCTGCTCGAGCATCACCAATAGTCGAAAAGGACGAGGCGATGAGCGGCAGACAGCGACATGAACCGACAGTCGAGGAGTTCGTCGAGGGCATCAGGAACGGCGACCGCCACCTTCTGAGCCGCGCCATCACGCTGGTCGAGTCGAGCCGCCCGGAGCACGAGCGGCTGGCGCACGAGATTCTCGACCGCTGCCTCGGAGGTGGACGCAGCTCGATCCGCATCGGCATCACCGGAGCGCCGGGTGCGGGCAAGAGCACCTTCATCGAAGCGCTCGGCCTTGACCTCGTCCGACAGGGCAAGCGGGTCACGGTGCTCGCCATCGACCCCAGCAGCTCGCGCTCGAAGGGCAGCATCCTTGGCGACAAATCGCGCATGGAGCAGCTCGCCGCCCACCCGGAAGCCTTCATCCGCCCCTCGGCCTCCTCGGGCTTTCTCGGCGGCACCTCGCCCCGCACGCACGAAACGATTTTGCTCTGCGAAGCCGCCGGATACGACGTGGTTATCGTCGAAACGGTTGGCGTCGGTCAGTCGGAAATCGTGGTCAATTCGATGGTCGACTTCATCCTGCTGCTCATGCTCCCCGGCTCCGGCGACGAACTGCAAGGCATCAAGCGCGGCATCATGGAGATCGCCGACCTCGTGGCCGTCAACAAGGCGGACTCCGGACGGCAGACAATCGCCGAAAACTCTAAAGCCGATTTCGAGTCGGCGCTCCGGCTCCTGCCGGAGAAGCATTCGGGATGGAAACGGAAGGTGCTGCTGACCTCCGCCCTCGAAGGCTCAGGCGTCAGCGAAGTGTGGAAAACTGTCGAAGCGTTTGCCGCAGCCATGCAACAAAGCGGCGAGTGGAGCGAACAGCGCCGGGAGCAGCTGCGCCACCTGCTCCACGCCATCGCCGAAGAGCGCCTGAAACGCGAGTTCTACCGCGCCCCACAAGTCAAAACAGCAAAAGGAGAGGTCGAGCAGCAAGTGCTCGCCGGAAGCCTCAGCCCATTCACCGGAGCCACGGAGCTGCTGAGGGCTTTCCGCAGATCGGTCGGATCAGATGGATCATTCTGATCCAACCGATCAGCCCCCCCCCTACCTTTCGCTGATAAACTCCTTTTCATTCGCCTTGACAATAAGCACGGGAACGACAGCTTTTCGTATCACCGCTTCGGCAACGCTGCCCATCAAGAGGCGGCTAAGGCCCGTCTTGCCGTGCGAACCCATGATAACAAGACTCACATCGAAATCGACAATTTGCTGGAGTATCACCTCGGCTGGCATACCGACGATGACATCGGCGCTCACATCGATCCCCATCGATTTGGCCTCTTCGACCAGCGGAACGAAATCTTCCTTTGCGGCGGCAGCAAGATCCTCTTCCAGCGGGATATAGGTCAGGCTCATCTCCGCGGCTATCGGCCGGGGCTCGATCACGTTGAGCAGTATCACCTTTGATCCCATCGATTTGGCAAACTCACAAGCATACCGGTACGCACTCTTCGATGCGTCGGAAAAATCCATCGGGCAGAGAATCGACTTGATGGTAATCATGGCCATATCGTTTGATGGTTGAAAAAAACGGTTCAGGATTTCTTTTCGAAAAACATCTTGATGAGGTCCACCGGTACCGGGAAAATCGTGGTCGAGTTGTTTTCGGTTGCGATATCACGCAATGTCTGGAGGTAACGCAACTGCAAGGCTGCCGGATTTTGCGTGATGATTTCCGCCGCATCAGCCAGGCGTTGCGCCGCCTGGTACTCACCCTCGGCGTTGATGACCTTCGAGCGGCGCTCCCGTTCGGCCTCGGCCTGCTTGGCCATGGCCCGGCGCATCTCCTCGGGAAGATCGATCTCCTTCACCTCGACCTTGCCGACCTTCACACCCCAAGGCGCGGTATCCTTGTCGAGAATGGACTGGATGCGTTCATTGATCTCGTCACGCTCAGCAAGCAGATTATCCATCTCGCCCTGACCGCAAACGCTGCGCAGGGTCGTCTGGGCAAGCTGCGAGGTGGCGAAGTGGAAATCGGCCACATCGATGATCGCCTTGATCGGGTCGAGCACCCGGAAATAGACCACGGCGCTCACCTTGACCGAGACGTTGTCGCGGGTGATAATGTCCTGCGGAGGCACATCGAGCGTCACGGTGCGCAGATCGACCCGCACCATCCGGTCAATGTAAGGAATCAGAATGATGAGGCCCGGCCCCTTGGCCCCGATGATCCGGCCAAGCCGGAAAATGACCGCCCGCTCGTATTCAGGCATAATCTTGACTGCGGAGACGAAAAACGCCACCGCAAGCACCAGTAAAACCAGGATATTCATCGAAAGCATATCACCCCTCCCTGTTGATTTGTTTCACGTTGAGTTTCATCCCCTCGACCCGCGTCACCTCGACCCGCGCTCCGGCAGAAACCGGGCCGGATGCCGAAGCATCCCACAACTCGCCATGCACGAACACCTTGCCGTCCTTGCCCTCTCCGATAGCACGTTCAACAGTACCTGTTTCACCAACAAGCCCCTCCATGCCGGAGAGCACCTTCTTCCGCGTTGAGCGAAGCACCACAAAGACAAGTAACAGGACTGTCGCCGAAAATGAAAGAAAAAGAGGCAGAAAAACCCACCAGTTTATCACCAGCCCGATCTCCGGTTGATTGAACACCATGACCGAACCGATGAAAAGCGCGACCAGACCGGCGATAGCGAGCGCTCCGCTGCTGACGACGAAGATTTCAAGTCCGAAAAAAAGGATGGCAAGCAGAATAAGCAGGAGGCCGGTGACGTTGACCGACAGAAGCTGCATGGCCCACGCGCCGAGCACGAGAGCAATCGCTCCGGCCACGCCGGGGATGATCGCGCCGGGGGTCGAGAGTTCGAACCAGAGTCCGACAAGACCAAGCAGCAGAAGGAAATAAGCGATATTGGGATTGGCGATGGTCATCATCACCTCTTCGCCGAAGGTGGGCGCGGCCTCTTTGACCGGCACATTTTCGGTGTGAATCGTCACTTCGTCGGCCGTCGTCTGCACCCTGCGTCCGTCGAGAAAGGCGAGCAGCTCCTTACGGTTTGCCGCCACGGTATCGATCACGCCCGCCGCGAGCGCTTCCGATGCCGTCGATGCGATGCTCTCCCGCACGGCCCGCTCAGCCCATTCGGGACTGCGGCCACGCTTTTGCGCAAGACTGCGGGCAAAGGCTGCGAGGTCGTTCTCGATTTTCTTGCCCATCACACTTTCCTTCTCGCCGCCGCCGCTTATATCGACCGGATGCGCCGCACCGGTTTCGGTGCCCGGAGCCATCACCGCCACATGCGATGAAAGCAAAAGCAGCGCCCCCGCCGAAGCCGCCTGCGCCCCGGACGGCGCGACATAGACCACCACGGGCACCCGTGAAGCCATCACCCCCTGAACCATCTGGCGAAGCGAAGCGACAAGCCCACCTGGCGTATCGAGTTCAACCAGCAGCAAGGTGCCGTTCTCCCGGTTCACCTCGTCGAGCACACGAAGAAAGTATGCTGCGCTACCGGGATTGACACTCCCCTTCAGCGACATGCTCCGGATTTGCACCGATTCACCTCGGACAGGAGTGATCGCCACGAACATCATCACGGCCAGCAGCGGCATGACACTGAATTTCAGGAACCTGGTCATCATTGCGAGAATCATTGTGCAAAGAGTGAATTCACGAATTCATCAACAACGATAACAATAACAAAGAAAATGAGATAGTTCCCCTGGCACGCCGTTACCGTTTATGACCGGATCACCTGGTAATCGTGAATTTGAACCTATCAGAGTAAACCGGCAGAACGGCCGGTGAGCATCCATGGTCATGACCGCGTGATCAAAAGCCGGGCGCCTTTTCAAGGGTATGACATGCCCCCGTCTATAAGACCACTTCTTTTTGGTAAAAATCCGTTTGCTGAACCATCAATTCTTCCGGTGTCAGCCTTCCTGAAGAGCTGTGCAGGCGGATCGAATTGTCATCCTCCTGCCATTGCCCGATGATCTCTCGAATAGAGGTGTTGTTGACCGGTTTGCCCGGACGATTGAACACCAGTTTAACTCCATGACGATGCGCCCATGCATCAAGAGCTTTCCCGATGAATGCAGGGGCGTTATCGAATTTTCGACGCTTCCGCTCATCGGCCAACTCCCGTAATCGCTGGCGAAGCGGTTCATGGGTATCCGGTTTGGGTTTGTCATGCCAACTTGTACGGCTCAGCCCAATCAGCATACAGAGCTTTCTAAAACGCCGCCCGAAGTGTTCATGCAAGTGCCTGACAGCGTTGCGCTTGGCTTCACTGACCGTCATGCTGCCGTACTTCGATTTCCAGTTGTCAATCGTCGCATCGCTGAGGCCGTGTTGACGATAAAGATCCTTGACCGGTATGCCGGAATCGGCTTCCTTTAAGGTGCTGATGATCTGTTCTGTACTGTAATGCCTGGTTTTCATGCGTGGAACCTCCTTGGTTGATTTGAATCATTTTTTCCACAACCAAGTGCTCCCGCTTTTTCAGGCTTACGTCCCAAATAGCCAAAAATTCCTGAATGATCAAGAGCTTTAAGTCAATGTCTCTGAGCGGGAAATCGCCGTTTCATCCAGGATTTGGACTTCAAATCGTATATTTCAAAACCTTTTCCGTCGGCAAGAAATCTGACATACATGTTGACTTCCCACGAAAGATTTCGAGAGCTTTTTTCGCTCCACATCGCGTTACCCTGTTTGTCGAAAAGCACGAACTCCATGTTGCCCGTGCCGTACTTCGAGGTTGCCGCAAGGGTGTACTCTCCTCTGGCGCTCACCCTGAGATCGTCGATCTCAGGCAGCCCTGCTTGGGTTTCCCAGAGAATCTTGGCGCTGGTTGCATCGAACATCGTTACCAGCGCAGCCTCCCGCCTGTTCTCGCCGATGGCGATGCACGAGCCTTCGGGAGCAATCGCTATCCGGCGCACCCAGCGCAGACTCTCGCTGCCATCCACGTTTCGGAACATGATCTCTCGAACCGGTTCGCCTTGCCCGTTGAACACGGCGATGCCACTCGACCCCCCCTCGTCGCGCCAGCCCCAGAGCGGCAACGTAATCAGTTCGCCGTTGTCCGAAACCGCCGCGTTGCCCGGTTCGTTCATCAGCGCGCGATGCCAAAGTTCCTGCCCGTTCTTCTTCAGGCTCCACGAGTGGAAGAGGTTCCCGTAGGTGATCGCAATTTCCCAGACTCCGTTATCGGAAAAATAAGAGTCGGTCTTGCCGACCGGATCAGCCATGCGTTCAGCCAGGTGTTCAGCCATGCGTGCCGGGGCTTCGGCGGGCAGAAGAAGCAGAGCGAGCAACGCGGCGACGAAAAAATGGCGGACGGCCTCCGCGCGACGGATAATGTTACGCATGTTCGGGGGGGCGAGGTTCGGGAAGCTGGACGGGATCAATCAGTTCGACCACCGATTCGAGATATTCGAAAAGCAACTGCTTGCCTGCGCAAAGGGAATCCTTCGCGGCGATGTTCCGGCCTCCGCTGGCGATGAAGGAGTAGTAGGGGCACCCCGCGTTGCAGAGGTACTGGAAGCGGCACTCATCCGCTTCGCAGGTGTGCATCGCCTCAAGACGCTCGTCGATGAGGCGCGCCATGGCGGGATTTGCGTCGGAAAGGATGTCGGTGATAGCCATCTTGCCAACGTTGCCGAGGCGCATCTCGTCGAAACCCGCGAACTTGGGACAAAGCCACGCCTCACCATCGGGCGTGATGGCGAGAAAATTGGTCAGGCAGCGCCCACCGAAGGTGCAAACCGACTGCTTCAAGCCGGCTCCTGCAGCCAGCGAGCGCAGAATGTAGTTGAGCGTGCCGGGCATCGGGAGCTTGCGCCCGCCCTCGAACCAGGCGTTGAACTGGGCGATGAAATACGCAGCGTACCTGTTGGCATCGAGCGCGAGGCTTTCGTCGCCAACAAGATTTTTGGAAAAATAGTGATACGCATTGCTGTGAAAGGCCTCAATGCCGAGCGAACGGTAGAAATCAAGAATCGCCCCCTCCTTGCCGAGGCTGTTCCGCGTGACCGTGCAGATGCAGCCACAGTGCCCCTGATGCTCGATGATCGTTTCGCGCGTTGCGAGCACTGTAGCAAGCGACGGGCCACCGCCGTTCGCTGGGCGCTGGGAATCGTGCAGTTCCGGCGGGCCATCGATAGTCGAGGAGATGTGAAAACCGTGCCCAGCAAGCCAGGCGATCAACTCCCGGTCATGCACGTAGCCGCTCGTCTGGATGGTATTCGCGTAGGGCTTGGTGGCGTACCTCTTTTGGAGGCGATCGACCTTGCGATAAAAATCGATGCCTGCCAAAAACGGCTCTCCTCCCGTCCACTCAAAGGAGACCTCGCTGTGGCGCGTATCGAACGCGCTCCGGATGGCCGCTTCGAGCAGGTCGTCCGGAATGCAAAGGCTCCCGGCTGGATGGGAGCCTTTCGCAAAGCAATACCGGCACGAGAGCACGCACTGATCGGTCAGCTGAAAAATCAGGATCAGCGTACCCGCCTGAGCGAGTTTGCCGAGGAGCTCCTCTCTGGTCGTCATGCCGGGCATCGTTCAGTAGCGATTCGCGTTGCCATGTGTGTTGGTATGCACGTCACCATGTGTGTTGGTGTGCTTGCCGCTGTCGGAATAATCATTATGCACATTGGGACTGTGGGTATCGACATGGGTGTTTCCGTGCAGCGGGTTGTCTTCGTCGGCGAGCAGCACGCCACCCCGATTGTTCGTAATCTCCGTGAGATGCCGGGCCACCTCGTTCTCGCGCGCAGCGTCCGGCGAGAAGGATATTTTCGCAGCATCGCGAGTCATCGCCGAAGCGTTCACGCCGCAGAAAAGCAGCAGCCCCGCCGGAATCGCGATGCCAAGCTTCTGGCCGATGGCAAGTAAGCGCTCGCCTCTGGTCGATCCGGAACGAAGCTTCCCTTCAGGCCTGTCGATCTGATTGTTCATTTCCACTCCTTTGTTTGATTGATAAAATCAGCGAAATCACACGCTTTGAATGATCTTCTCCCGCTGCTTCCGGTACTCCTCGTCACTGATAAGCTTTTGACGCTTGAGTCCGTCAAGCGTTTTGAGCCGAGCCTCCACGCTTTGGGCATCAGAAGAGGATTGCGACTCCCCCGCGTCTTCGATGCTGACGATCCCGTCATGGATCACCTTCCGGTTGAACGCCATGAAAAGCGCAAACCCGATGATCCCGACGCAGGCCACGATCCAGATGATGACAAACTCGCCGCCCTCTTCAAGCAGACCGTTGCTTACAACACCCGCGATCATAACCGCGCCGACAAGCGCCACGATAACCGATGCAATTCGCATCATGGTCAACGTGAAGCGCGTCGGTTTTATCCTGATATCCGGCATGGCGAAGTCAGCTTAACGTTTCGGTGCAAATGAATCGAGCACTGTCTGGAATGTAGGGAAGTTCTGATTATAGAACTCTTTTGGACTCTTGAACGCCAGCACATAAAATCCCTGCCTTGCTTTGACAACCACGAAACGCGCCTTCAGCCAGTACTTCGTGGTAAACAACGGGCCACGCGGGAGCTCCTGCCAGACCTCGTAATCGGTAACGGTCGCCTCCCGTCCAGCGATGGTCATCTTTCTTGGCTTGTTGTAGCATGATTTATTGCTGCCCGCATTCTTTCTCAGCAACCGGTCGTAATCGGCCAGATAGTTTGCATACGTTTTTCCCTCACGGTTGCCGGGGGCATAGTAGCCGACATAGATGAGTGGGCGCGGAAAATAGTACTTTTCACCATCCTCCGGCCGGGCAAGCCCGTCTCTGGTGAGCTGAACCTGATAAATCCCGGCTTTTGCGTCACCTTCCGGATCAGCGGCACTCCGCGCCCAGTCCACAGGCAGGAGGCAGGAAAAAAAGTCCGGCCTGGCGGTGAACTGCTCGAATGGTTCGGGTCGAACCTCACGGGGAAGAGGAACATCCATCGCCGCATCTTTGACTATTTTCGGCAGATAGTAGCCACTGACATCCGCGAAGGGGTGAGCGGACGAAACGGGGTTGGTAATAGAGTAAGTGTAGTTCCCCGAGATGCCGAGATCATTTTTCAGATCGTAGGCAATAACCACACCATCCTCGACAATCGCTTTGCACTCGTCGGGAGTTTTGCGAACAATCGTCAGCTCGTAATGCGGTGCCAAACTGGTGATGCCCGCTTTTTTTTTCACCAGCACATCGAAAGAGTTTTTGGAGGTACACCCATTGCTTCCGACGCGA
Protein-coding sequences here:
- the meaB gene encoding methylmalonyl Co-A mutase-associated GTPase MeaB, encoding MSGRQRHEPTVEEFVEGIRNGDRHLLSRAITLVESSRPEHERLAHEILDRCLGGGRSSIRIGITGAPGAGKSTFIEALGLDLVRQGKRVTVLAIDPSSSRSKGSILGDKSRMEQLAAHPEAFIRPSASSGFLGGTSPRTHETILLCEAAGYDVVIVETVGVGQSEIVVNSMVDFILLLMLPGSGDELQGIKRGIMEIADLVAVNKADSGRQTIAENSKADFESALRLLPEKHSGWKRKVLLTSALEGSGVSEVWKTVEAFAAAMQQSGEWSEQRREQLRHLLHAIAEERLKREFYRAPQVKTAKGEVEQQVLAGSLSPFTGATELLRAFRRSVGSDGSF
- a CDS encoding slipin family protein, which codes for MLSMNILVLLVLAVAFFVSAVKIMPEYERAVIFRLGRIIGAKGPGLIILIPYIDRMVRVDLRTVTLDVPPQDIITRDNVSVKVSAVVYFRVLDPIKAIIDVADFHFATSQLAQTTLRSVCGQGEMDNLLAERDEINERIQSILDKDTAPWGVKVGKVEVKEIDLPEEMRRAMAKQAEAERERRSKVINAEGEYQAAQRLADAAEIITQNPAALQLRYLQTLRDIATENNSTTIFPVPVDLIKMFFEKKS
- a CDS encoding universal stress protein, yielding MITIKSILCPMDFSDASKSAYRYACEFAKSMGSKVILLNVIEPRPIAAEMSLTYIPLEEDLAAAAKEDFVPLVEEAKSMGIDVSADVIVGMPAEVILQQIVDFDVSLVIMGSHGKTGLSRLLMGSVAEAVIRKAVVPVLIVKANEKEFISER
- a CDS encoding transposase, which encodes MKTRHYSTEQIISTLKEADSGIPVKDLYRQHGLSDATIDNWKSKYGSMTVSEAKRNAVRHLHEHFGRRFRKLCMLIGLSRTSWHDKPKPDTHEPLRQRLRELADERKRRKFDNAPAFIGKALDAWAHRHGVKLVFNRPGKPVNNTSIREIIGQWQEDDNSIRLHSSSGRLTPEELMVQQTDFYQKEVVL
- a CDS encoding radical SAM/SPASM domain-containing protein, which produces MTTREELLGKLAQAGTLILIFQLTDQCVLSCRYCFAKGSHPAGSLCIPDDLLEAAIRSAFDTRHSEVSFEWTGGEPFLAGIDFYRKVDRLQKRYATKPYANTIQTSGYVHDRELIAWLAGHGFHISSTIDGPPELHDSQRPANGGGPSLATVLATRETIIEHQGHCGCICTVTRNSLGKEGAILDFYRSLGIEAFHSNAYHYFSKNLVGDESLALDANRYAAYFIAQFNAWFEGGRKLPMPGTLNYILRSLAAGAGLKQSVCTFGGRCLTNFLAITPDGEAWLCPKFAGFDEMRLGNVGKMAITDILSDANPAMARLIDERLEAMHTCEADECRFQYLCNAGCPYYSFIASGGRNIAAKDSLCAGKQLLFEYLESVVELIDPVQLPEPRPPEHA
- a CDS encoding NfeD family protein encodes the protein MMTRFLKFSVMPLLAVMMFVAITPVRGESVQIRSMSLKGSVNPGSAAYFLRVLDEVNRENGTLLLVELDTPGGLVASLRQMVQGVMASRVPVVVYVAPSGAQAASAGALLLLSSHVAVMAPGTETGAAHPVDISGGGEKESVMGKKIENDLAAFARSLAQKRGRSPEWAERAVRESIASTASEALAAGVIDTVAANRKELLAFLDGRRVQTTADEVTIHTENVPVKEAAPTFGEEVMMTIANPNIAYFLLLLGLVGLWFELSTPGAIIPGVAGAIALVLGAWAMQLLSVNVTGLLLILLAILFFGLEIFVVSSGALAIAGLVALFIGSVMVFNQPEIGLVINWWVFLPLFLSFSATVLLLVFVVLRSTRKKVLSGMEGLVGETGTVERAIGEGKDGKVFVHGELWDASASGPVSAGARVEVTRVEGMKLNVKQINREG
- the scpA gene encoding methylmalonyl-CoA mutase: MRPDFSRIDPFAVADPATRQTGGKTWATPEGIAVHASYGAPAEPTPDFAPGFPPFIAGPYASMFTSRPWTIRQYAGFSTAEESNRFYRQNLAAGQKGLSVAFDLPTHRGYDSDHPRVVGDVGKAGVAIDTVEDMKILFDGIPLGDISVSMTMNGAVLPVMAFYIVAAEEQGVAPEKLTGTIQNDILKEFMVRNTYIYPPEPSMKSIADIFRFTSERMPKFNSISISGYHMQEAGATADLELAFTLADGLEYIRTGLDAGLDIDAFAPRLSFFWGIGMNYFMEISKLRAARLLWSKIVAKFEPKNPKSLMLRSHCQTSGWSLTEQDPFNNVARTTVEAMAAALGHTQSLHTNALDEAIALPSVFSARIARNTQLYLQDETDITRAIDPWNGSYYVEELTRQLAEKAWAIIEQIEAAGGMVKAIEQGLPKMQIEQAATRKQARIDSGKETIVGVNAFRTEHRTEIELLEVDNTAVLRQQLARLDEVKQTRDGEAVHTALEALERCAETGEGNLLALSVEATRKRATLGEISSALEKIYGRYRATTNLNTTIYQSQMQDNSLFLQARELADSFAEYEGRRPRILVAKVGQDGHDRGAKVIAAAFADIGFDVDISPLFQTPEEVVRQALDNDVHIVGISSLAGGHKTLVPQVVEGLKEAKRSDILVIAGGVIPERDYDYLYECGVAGVFGPGTVTAEAAIKLLALLLEHHQ